Proteins from one Megalopta genalis isolate 19385.01 chromosome 1, iyMegGena1_principal, whole genome shotgun sequence genomic window:
- the Gbeta5 gene encoding guanine nucleotide-binding protein subunit beta-5: MDAATESELIDKLVKEAESLKIRLEEERQKLNDITLASVADRLEAINCTNVKPRRVLKGHQAKVLCSDWSPDKRHIVSSSQDGKMIIWDAFTTNKEHALTMPTTWIMACAYAPSGTLVACGGLDNKVTVYPLSQEDDVSTRKKTVATHTSYMSCCVFPNSDQQILTGSGDSTCALWDVESGQLLQSFLRHSSDVMSIDLAPSETGNTFVSGSCDKMVLIWDMRTGQCVQSFEGHQSDVNSVKFHPGGDAVATGSDDATCRLFDLRADREIAVYAKESIIFGANAVDLSVSGRLLFAGYNDYTVNIWDTLKCQRIAFLYGHENRVSCLRVSPDGTALSTGSWDSTLRVWA; this comes from the exons atggatgctgcCACTGAATCAGAACTTATAGACAAACTAGTGAAAGAAGCTGAAAGTTTAAAAATACGACTGGAAGAAGAACGACAGAAATTGAATGATATTACTC tTGCCAGTGTTGCGGATAGGCTTGAAGCAATCAACTGTACCAATGTGAAACCACGACGTGTTTTAAAAGGTCATCAAGCAAAAGTCCTTTGTTCAGATTGGTCGCCTGATAAACGGCATATTGTGTCCTCTTCGCAG GATGGCAAGATGATAATATGGGATGCATTTACAACAAACAAAGAACATGCTCTTACTATGCCAACAACTTGGATTATGGCTTGCGCTTATGCTCCAAGTGGTACTCTTGTTGCATGCGG AGGACTGGATAATAAAGTTACTGTATATCCTCTGAGCCAAGAAGACGACGTGTCAACGCGCAAAAAAACTGTCGCTACACACACATCTTATATGTCATGTTGCGTGTTTCCCAATAGCGATCAACAAATTTTAACTGGTAGCGGAGATAGCACGTGCGCTTTGTGGGATGTAGAGAGTGGACAACTGTTACAAAGCTTTCTTAGGCATTCCAGCGATGTTATGTCTATTGATTTAGCACCAAGCGAAACCGGTAATACATTTGTTTCCGGTAGTTGCGATAAAATGGTTCTGATATGGGATATGCGCACTGGTCAATGTGTTCAAAGTTTCGAAGGACATCAGTCTGATGTTAATTCT GTAAAATTTCATCCTGGTGGAGATGCAGTTGCAACAGGTTCGGACGATGCAACCTGTCGTCTTTTCGATTTACGCGCCGATAGAGAAATAGCTGTTTACGCTAAAGAAAGTATAATATTTGGGGCAAACGCTGTTGATTTAAGTGTTAGCGGACGCCTGCTTTTCGCTGGTTATAATGACTACACTGTAAATATATGGGATACTCTGAAATGCCAACGAATTGCATTTTTGTATGGACATGAAAATCGAGTATCATGTTTACGAGTTTCACCAGATGGAACTGCCCTCTCAACTGGAAGCTGGGATTCAACTCTACGAGTTTGGGCTTAA